The segment GACTACAGTGGCTGGGTATGTAGGGCTGTAATGTGGCGGGATGTTCTGCTCATCAATATATACTGTGATGGGTGAGTGGTCCCATGGTTCTTCCAGGAATTTCGGATATTCCTTTTCACCTAACAGTGCCGATCCCGGAGTAACGATTGTGATTATGAGTAGCGCGGTGATAACTGCTGTCCTGGTGTTCATAATAGTTCATTCACTGCAGTATTGGTTTTACATTGGGTTTTATTTTCAAATGATATATCTTTTTTGGAATGAGTTTGGTCCTGGTAAGTAATTGTATATTTTGTACCTGAAGTTCCATCGATCCGGATAATGCCGTTGATCTGTTCCACAAGTTCGGCGACCAGCTCCAGTCCGAGTGTGTCTGTCCGTGATATCTCTTTTACAGGGATGCCGATGCCATCGTCTTCTACGCAAAGTGTGAACTCCCTATCTGATCGGTGGAATCCAATTTGGATATTTCCTTTCCCGTCCGGGAAAGCATATTTGAAACTGTTCATGATGAGTTCATTCAGTATAAGCCCAAGGTGGGTTGCATCATCAAAGCTCATGAGGATATCCTCTGATTCGATATTTATGTTTATGAACTCAGTCTGGTGCTCGTTCATATGGTACAGGTAATCTACAACATCATGGACATAATTGCGGAAATTGACCTTTCCCATCTCTTTTGAACGGTATATCTCTTCATTTGCCATTGCTATGGAATGCACTCTGTCCCTGCTTTTTTCGAACGCCCGTACAACTCCGGGGTCAGTGAATTTGGAAGACTCGAGGTCAAGGAGACTTGAAATGATCTGTAGATTGTTCTTTATACGATGGTGAATCTCCTTTTCGTGCATTTCTTCTGCTTTGAGGAGTGCCTCTTCTGCTCTTTTTCTTTCAGTGATGTCCTCACCTGAGCAAAGGATGCCTGTGATCTCATCTTTTCTTCCACGCAGGGGAGTGTTGTGCCACAGGATCTCTCTTTCTTCTCCATCAAGCGTTAATATTGGTGCTTCGAAACTTTCCAGCCCTTCTGT is part of the Methanococcoides methylutens MM1 genome and harbors:
- a CDS encoding sensor histidine kinase, producing MEKSALPKILVIDDNQKILELMEAYLYPEYEVMTAYNGYEGLDIIEKENIDLVLADVMMPDIEGYEVCNILKNDPRTRFIPVIIVTALSNRKDRIKGFEAGADDFLTKPVDQLELKTRIRSLLKIKELNEKNESERNLARNYLDIAGVMLTVFDTEGKIQLMNKKGCEIIGCTDGSLIGENFYETLVPERYREMGIIQHQQFISGNTEGLESFEAPILTLDGEEREILWHNTPLRGRKDEITGILCSGEDITERKRAEEALLKAEEMHEKEIHHRIKNNLQIISSLLDLESSKFTDPGVVRAFEKSRDRVHSIAMANEEIYRSKEMGKVNFRNYVHDVVDYLYHMNEHQTEFININIESEDILMSFDDATHLGLILNELIMNSFKYAFPDGKGNIQIGFHRSDREFTLCVEDDGIGIPVKEISRTDTLGLELVAELVEQINGIIRIDGTSGTKYTITYQDQTHSKKDISFENKTQCKTNTAVNELL